Proteins encoded together in one Fibrobacter sp. UWR2 window:
- a CDS encoding site-specific integrase, with translation MPAAFKGQNNNQKKDYDMLFCDVAIQYLEKEKYNLAPLSVRTYYWNIKKIADFRPELDCEDLTPALVQEYKFHLQKLGNKPATINKALSVFRIFTNKMVADGLIATNPFDKVKIGRVYTRRGFLTMRELKSLYLNFNDKRQFLTETEQDVVRVFLFSCFTGLRYSDLKSLDAGEIFDWKIRKQMHKTGDPVYVPIPPQARLLLPENMPSGKVFHVVENSHFNRTLRRASKKLGYLKHIHCHLARHTFATTCISLGIPLPATSKLLGHRNLETTLIYAKYVDTFLDKEMKKFNKL, from the coding sequence TTGCCCGCCGCTTTTAAAGGACAAAATAACAATCAAAAAAAGGATTACGATATGCTTTTTTGCGATGTCGCTATACAATATCTGGAGAAGGAAAAATACAATCTTGCGCCGCTTTCGGTGCGGACTTATTATTGGAATATCAAGAAAATAGCAGATTTTAGGCCGGAGTTGGATTGCGAAGACTTGACTCCTGCATTGGTCCAAGAATACAAGTTTCATTTGCAAAAATTGGGGAATAAACCCGCCACAATCAACAAGGCGCTTTCCGTATTTCGGATTTTTACGAACAAGATGGTTGCGGATGGCCTGATTGCAACAAACCCGTTTGACAAGGTGAAGATCGGTCGTGTTTATACGCGTCGGGGATTCCTGACCATGCGTGAGCTCAAGTCGCTCTACCTGAATTTTAATGATAAAAGGCAGTTCCTGACGGAAACTGAGCAGGATGTGGTTCGTGTATTTCTGTTCAGTTGTTTTACTGGACTCCGCTACAGCGACTTGAAGTCTCTTGATGCGGGAGAGATTTTTGACTGGAAAATTCGCAAGCAGATGCACAAGACCGGGGACCCGGTTTATGTGCCTATTCCGCCGCAGGCGAGATTACTTTTGCCGGAGAATATGCCGTCGGGTAAGGTTTTCCACGTTGTGGAAAACTCGCACTTTAACCGGACACTTCGCAGGGCGTCCAAAAAACTGGGGTATCTCAAGCATATCCATTGTCACCTTGCCCGTCATACCTTTGCGACGACGTGCATTTCGCTTGGCATACCATTGCCCGCAACAAGTAAGTTGCTCGGCCATAGGAATCTAGAAACGACGCTAATTTATGCGAAATATGTCGATACGTTCCTTGACAAAGAAATGAAAAAGTTCAACAAACTGTGA